The Bacillus sp. Bos-x628 genome segment AGGTACACTTGTTCATAAGGATGTCCCCACAGGTTCTTTTGTGGGGGGGAATCCAATGCGCATTATTTATACAAAAGAAGAGATGGAAGCGCGTCAACCTACGTCTGCTGAGTAGCTCGGCAGATTTTTTGTTGACATTCTGATGAGATGTAACTATAATGATTACAACAGAGGTGAGAAAACATGAAAATCAGCAGCAGATTTACTGTCGCTGTCCATATTCTGGCCTTGCTATCACTTGAAAAAGGATCATTACAGACGTCGGAGGATATTGCGGGAAGTGTAAATACTAATCCAGTGGTCATTCGCCGTATTATGAGTAAATTAAAAAAAGCAGGCTTAATTTCAACAAGTCTTGGCAAAGGTGGTTCTCAGTTGAACCGCAGTGAAGACGAAATGACACTGCTTGATGTGTATAAAGCGGTAGAAGTGGTAGATGAGGGAGAATTATTTCAATTCCACGAAAGCCCAAATCCTGACTGCCCTATCGGTGCAAACATTCAAGCGGTCCTAGAAATCATTTTGTGCCGTGCCCAAAATGCGATGGAGCAAGTGCTTGCTGAGATCAAATTAAGTGAACTGACGCAGGTTTTAATAAAAAAAATTGGATGACGTATTCAATTTTTTTTACCTCTGTTGTAACCATCTTTGTTACACTTTTTTGTTAGAAAAGGAAATATACCCATAATTCAGGAGGTAATAAAATGAAAATTGGTATCATTGGCGCAACAGGTAAAGCAGGACAAGAAATCTTAAAAGAAGCTAAATCAAGAGGGCATGAAGTAACAGCTATCGTTCGTAATGCCCAAAAGGTGACAGATGGATCTGTACCGGTTTTAGAGAAGGATATATTCAACCTGCAGGTGGAAGATGTCAAAGGTTTTGATGTTATCGTAAATGCGTTTGGTGCGCCTGCTGGACAAGAGCATTTGCACGTGGAAGCTGGAAAAAAATTAATCGACTTACTGAAGAATGCACCGGAAACGCGTTTGATCGTTGTGGGCGGGGCAGGCAGTCTATTTGTAGACGAAGCCAAAACAACTAGACTTGTTGACACACCAGAGTTTCCAAAAGAATACTTCGCAACTGCTTCACAGCAAGGAGAAAATCTAAAAGATCTGCAAAAGACTGAAGGATTAAAATGGACATTTCTTAGTCCGGCTGCATTCTTTGACGCAGAAGGTAAACGCACTGGTGCCTATGTAAAAGGAAAAGATCACCTCATTGTGAATTCAAAAGGTGACAGCTATGTCAGTTATGCAGATTATGCGATTGCGCTTGTCGATGAAATTGAACAAGCGGAACATATTGGAGAACGTTTCACCGTCGTATCTGAAGCAGAATAAGAATATATAAACCCCCGCTTCGTCGAATCGGGGGTTTATGCTTGAATGATAATCGCTTGGCTCCCCATCTGCTTCCAAGAAGCCTCGAACTGATCACGATCGACTTGCTGGTTCTTTTGTCCATAAGGATTGTTGAGATAGATGTGTTCGTCATCGTAACCTGTGATGACAACGCTATGCATATTAAAGCTTACATCTATTTTTCCATTAGGTGTGTTCCATGTTTCCATGTTGTCTGTTTCTTGAAATGTTGATGTCGTAATGACCCATACAGGGTAGCCTTTTTCAAGTGGTTGATAAATGGCCTTTTTCACTGACTTTCCAGTTAAGTCGACAGCTTGACGACCTGCATATTTTTTGGCAAGTTGATAAATTGGTTCGTGGTAAACGCCAAGGCCTGGTCCGTTTTCCATATCGCCAACAAACCCTTCATGAGGGTCTCCTTTTAATCCATTCTCATAATTAAGTGGGACGCGCTCTATCTCATTAGCTAATCTGTTTTTTGTCACTTGTTTATAACCGCTGTAATGAAGAAGCATAGCTAAACTAGTGACCTCGCACCCGTTATAAAGCTGTGGATCATCCATTTGATTGTAGAGGATGACATCCATGGCTTTTTTACTTCCTTTTAATGATTTGTGTGATGAATTCTTTTTTTTCGTTGACGATGTTTCGTCTGCTGACAGCGCTGTATCGTTTTTTTTGCCTACTTCACCTGGCGAAGCTGTTTTCTTTACTTGGTCCGTTTGTGAAAAGTAAATAAACCCTAAATAAACAAGACATGCGCACAACAAAGTTAAGGTAAATGTCTGGATGAACTTCACTGTAATCTCCTGTGTTATTCGATTTTTTATGTATTATAGCATGTTCCTCCAAAGAACACGTATAAAAGTGACAGGTGTCATTTGAATGTAATATTTAAACGAAATTTAAATGAAAATGGGAAGAAATAAAAATGATTGATTTAATCACTTTATTTTGTTAGCATATTATCATATTAGCGAACTAAAGGATTCGGAATTTTTTGTTTTAGTGTGCTGGAGGTGCAAAAGTACATGTTTATGTTTGAAAAACCATATGGTATGCGGGATTCATTGCCAGGGTTGTATGAAACTAAGAAAAAAGTGAGACGTTCATTAACAGAGGTGATGAATGGTTGGGGTTATCGTTTTATGGAGACGCCAACACTTGAGTTTTACGATACAGTCGGTGTTCAATCGGCGATTACAGATACACAGCTATTTAAACTTCTTGATCAAAACGGTCATACACTTGTGCTTAGACCTGATATGACAGGTCCGATTGCGAGAGTTGCCGCTTCAAAGCTTCATGAGCAGGCGTATCCGCTTCGTGTTGGTTATGCAGCAAATGTGTTCCGTGCGCAGGAAAGAGAAGGCGGAAGGCCGTCTGAGTTTGAACAGGTCGGGATTGAATTGATTGGTGACGCTTCGATTAGTGCAGATGCCGAGGTGATTGCCCTTGTCGTTTTTGCTTTAAAAAATACAGGGCTTCATTCCTTTAAAATTGCCATCGGTCATGTCGCTTTAGCGGAGGCTTTATTTATAGAAGTGCTAGGAAATACGGAAAGAGCGAATGTACTGCGCCGTTTCTTATATGAAAAAAATTATGTAGGATACAGGCAGCATGTGAAACAATTACCACTATCATCTATCGACAAAACGAGATTATTACAGCTCTTGGATTTGCGTGGTGGCAAGGAAGTCACAGAAAAGGCAGAGGAGATCGTTGTCTCTAATGAGGGAAAAGAAGTACTCACTGAATTAAAGTCGCTTTGGGAGACACTTGAAGATTATGGCTGTACCGAATATATCCGTTTGGATTTAAGCATGGTGAGTCATATGAGTTACTATACCGGAATTTTGTTTGAAGTATTTGCAGATAATGTTGGTTCATTCATAGGAAGTGGTGGAAGATATGATCAATTGCTTGCTCGTTTTCATGCACCAGCGCCAGCTACAGGTTTTGGTCTTCGGTTAGACCGCCTTCTTGAAGCACTAGATGCAAAAGAAATCAATGAACCCCAGGAGGCTGTGATATTTAGTAAAGAACAAAGACTTGAAGCCTTTGCATTTGCTGAAAAAGAACGAACAAATGGCAAGAAAATTGTCCTGCAAGATTTAGCAGGTATTGAAAATATTGATGAGATGACCAAGTCGTTTGAGCGAGTGACTTATTTTATTGGGGCTAGAAAGGAAGAGCAAAATGGGTAAAGTGTTGACGATGGCAATGCCAAAGGGCCGAATATTTGAAGAAGCAGCAGGGTTGTTAAGGCAGGCAGGCTATCAACTGCCCGAGGAATTTGAAGATTCGAGAAAATTGATTATTGATGTACCGGAAGAAAACCTTCGCTTTATTTTAGCCAAACCAATGGATGTCACCACGTATGTAGAGCACGGTGTAGCGGATGTCGGCATTGCAGGGAAAGATGTCATGCTTGAGGAAGCCCGTGATGTATATGAGGTACTTGATTTAAACATTAGCAAATGCCATTTAGCAGTTGCTGGATTGCCAGGAGCTGAATGGGGAAGTGTTGCACCCCGTGTGGCAACAAAATATCCAAATGTAGCCTCTTCCTATTTCAGAGAACAGGGTGAGCAAGTGGAGATCATTAAGCTAAACGGCTCTATTGAACTGGCACCGCTCATCGGTCTCGCTGATCGTATTGTGGACATTGTGTCCACTGGTCAAACGTTAAAAGAAAACGGACTTGTGGAAACCGAGCATATTTGTGAGATTACGTCTCGTTTGATTGTCAATCCCGTTAGTTACCGTATGAAGGATGCTGTAATCGATGAAATGGCCCAGCGCCTTGCAATAATTATTGAAGGAGAGAAATCATGATGAACATGACTTATATACAAGAACATGAGAAAGATACTCTCTCACTCAAGCGTTCTTTAGATACTGGAACAGAAGAACAACGACTGGCTGTTCAGCACATTATTCAAGAAGTCAGAGCAAACGGGGACGAGGCCGTTCGTTCTTTTACAAAACAATTTGATGGCATTGCCCTTGATAGTCCGCTTGTCACTGCGGATGAAATAGCAGAGGCTTATGAACGCATAGACCGAGCGGTGATACAGATGATCCAAACAGCCATTCGCAATATTCAAACATACCATGAGCGCCAACTGTCTTCTTCTTGGTTTTACCACCAGCAGGATGGGACGATGCTTGGTCAAAAGGTGACGCCGCTTGATGCTGTCGGTGTCTATGTACCGGGTGGAACGGCTGCTTATCCATCTTCCGTGTTAATGAATGTCATTCCTGCACTTGTGGCGGGTGTTGAACGAATTGTACTTGTCACACCACCAGGGAAAGATGGCCGTCTTTCTGATGCGGTGCTTGTTGCAACGCAGGAGCTGGGGGTTTCAGAAGTATATAAAATGGGCGGTGCTCAGGCGATTGCGGCACTTGCATATGGAACTGAAAACATTCAGCCTGTCGATAAAATTACTGGTCCAGGTAACATTTATGTGGCACTTGCGAAGCGGGAAGTATTTGGACAAGTCGATATTGATATGATTGCCGGTCCAAGTGAAATTGCTGTCCTAGCAGATGAAACGGCACTTGCTCATGAAGTGGCAGCCGATTTACTTTCGCAAGCGGAGCATGATGCGTTAGCATCCAGTATCCTTGTCACACCATCTGTGACACTTGCTCAGAAAGTGCAGGCTGAGGTTCAATCACAGCTAGATACTTTGCCAAGGAAGTCTATCGCAGCACAATCCATTCAAAATCATGGTCATATTTACGTGACGGATTCTTTGGACAGTGCGGTAGAAGTGGTCAATCAATTAGCACCAGAACATTTAGAGGTGCTGACGGCGTATCCAGAAAAGCTTCTTAGCCAAATAAAACATGCAGGAGCAATTTTTTTAGGTCGCTATAGCCCCGAGGCGGTTGGTGATTATTTTGCTGGTCCGAATCATGTACTGCCAACAAATGGAACAGCCAGATTCTCTAGTCCGCTTGGCGTCACAGATTTTCAAAAGAAAACGAGCATTATTTCATATAGCCAGGAAGCCTTTGAGACACATAGTAAAAGCATTGCTGCTTTTGCAAGATTAGAAGGGCTTGAGGCTCATGCAAGGTCGATTGAAGCGAGAAAGCGGGAGGAATCAAAATGAGACAGGCACAAACAGCTAGAAAAACAAATGAAACAAACATTTCGTTAGCGCTAGATATTGATGGAGAGGGAAAAGCTGATATTCAAACGGATGTTCCTTTTCTGACGCACATGCTTGATTTATTTACAAAACACGGCCACTTTAATTTAACAGTGGATGCCAAGGGAGATACAGAAGTAGACGATCACCACACAACGGAAGACATCGGCATTGTGCTTGGACAAATGTTTAAGGAAGCACTTGGTGATAAAAAAGGAATCAAACGGTACGGGTCTAGCTTTGTTCCGATGGATGAAACCCTTGCACAAGTGGTTGTCGATTTAAGTAATCGCCCTCATTTGGAAATGAAAGCTTCGTTTCCAAGTCAAAAAGTCGGTACCTTTGATACGGAGCTTGTTCATGAGTTTCTTTGGAAATTTGCGCTTGAAGCTCGAATCAACCTTCATGTGATTGTCCATTATGGAACCAATACACACCACATCATTGAAGCAATTTTTAAAGCGATGGCACGTGCTCTTGATGAGGCAACAACGATTGATCCACGTGTGAAAGGGATTCCTTCAACAAAGGGGTTGCTTTAATGATTGGCGTCATTGACTATGGTATGGGAAATTTGTTTAGCGTATCAAAAGCACTCGAACGAGCAGGCGCACCTTATATCGTGTCGTCCGAAGTTGAAGAATTAGAAAAGGCAGATGCTTATATATTGCCTGGTGTTGGTTCATTTCGAGATGCGATGCAACTATTGAAGCAGACAGGGCTTGAGTCATTTATCCACCAAGTCGTTCAGGAAGGAAAACTGTTATTCGGTATTTGTCTTGGCATGCAGCTTCTGTTTGAAGAAAGTGAAGAGGCAGGAATGACGAAAGGATTAGGTCTGTTAAAAGGACGTGTCACTCTGCTGAAAGATCGTGATCAGAACGGACAAAGGTTAAAGGTTCCTCATATGGGATGGAATCAGCTTACGTTTCATCAACCATCCCCGTTGTTTGATGGTGTTCCGGAAGGTTATGCCTACTTTGTTCACTCCTATTATGTCAGTGAAATGAATCCGGATGAGCAATTGGCAAGTGCCACATATGGTGTGCAAGTTCCAGCTATTGTTGGAAAGGGAAATGTGTTTGGTGCGCAGTTCCACCCTGAAAAAAGCAGTACGACTGGCATGGCATTGTTAAAACAGTTTATTCAATTAGTAAATGAACAGAGGGTGAATTAATGAGTGAATTTATCTTATATCCAGCGATTGATATGAGAGACGGGAAATGTGTACGGCTCGTTCAGGGAGACTATGATCAAGAAACCATTTATGGAGATTCACCCCTAGAAATGGCTACACTTTTTGTGAATGAAGGAGCTAAGTGGATTCATCTAGTTGATCTAGATGGTGCAAAAGCGGGTAAACGAGTCAATCACGATCATGTGCTTGCGATTGCTTCCTCCTTAGATGTGCACGTGCAAATCGGCGGCGGCATACGGACTGAAGAAGATGTCGATTTTTATTTAAGCAACGGTGTATCTAGAGTCATCCTTGGCAGTTCAGCCGTATCCAATCCTGTTTTTGTGAAAAAAATGCTCGCTAAATATGGGGAGAAAATAGCAATCGGTATTGATGCACGAGATGGCTTTGTATCGACAGAAGGATGGCTTGAAACCTCAGAGGTCAAGGCAGAAGAACTAGGCAAAGAGCTGGCAAAAGAAGGGGCAGAAGTATTTATTTTTACCGATATTCAAATGGACGGTATGCTATCAGGTCCCAATGTAGAAAGTACTGTTCGATTAGCAGAAGCCACTGGCAAACAAGTGATCGCCTCTGGTGGTGTCAGTGCTGTAGCTGATCTCAGACAGCTTTCGAAGCAAAGCCGTTTAGGTGTATCAGGGGCCATTATTGGCAAGGCGCTTTACACAAAGCAATTTACTTTAGCAGAAGCATTTGAAGGGCTGAGCAGCATATGATGACAAAACGAATCATTCCATGCCTCGATGTGAAGGAAGGACGAGTCGTCAAGGGCATTCAATTCCTTGGCTTAAAAGATGCTGGAGATCCGGTAGAATTGGCGCAAATTTATGACAAGGAAGGCGCAGATGAACTAGTCTTTCTCGATATATCAGCCTCTCATGAAGGCAGGAAAACGATGGTTGATGTGGTCAAACAAGTAGCGTCTACACTCGCCATTCCATTTACTGTTGGCGGCGGTATTAACCACCTTGATGATATGAAGCGTATATTGAGAGCTGGTGCGGATAAGGTGTCTTTGAACACTGCTGCTGTTTTAAGACCAGAGTTGATTTCAGAGGGAGCAGACTTTTTTGGCTCACAATGCATCGTTGTGGCCATTGATGCCAAATATGATGAAGAGGCTGAAGCCTATGTGGTGTATACCCACGGAGGACGCCGGAAAACGGATATGGAAGTAAGCGAATGGGCGAAAAAAGCGGTTTTAAGAGGTGCAGGTGAAATTTTACTGACAAGTATGGATGCTGATGGTGAGAAAAAAGGATTTGACCACCGCCTGACAAAACTTGTTTCTGAAGCCGTGACAGTTCCAGTGATTGCGTCAGGTGGTGCTGGCAATGCGGAGCATATGCTTGAAGCATTTACAAAAGGAGAAGCTGATGCAGCACTGGCAGCCTCTATTTTCCACTACAAAGAAACATCGATTCAAGAGGTCAAGGCATACTTGAGAGAACATGGGGTGAAGGTGAGATGAAGAAGGCAAACGATTTAACATTTAACGAGTCAGGCTTGATTCCTGCAATTGTACAGGATGCACAAAGTAAGGAAGTATTGACGCTTGCTTATATGAATCAAGAATCCTATGAAAAAACACTGGAAACAGGAGAGACATGGTTCTTTAGCCGTTCGAGAAACGAGCTGTGGCACAAAGGAGAGACGTCCGGACACACCCAAAAGGTGAAATCCATTCGTTATGACTGTGACAAGGATGCCCTGCTTGTGCTGGTCGAACCAAGCGGTCCAGCGTGCCATACAGGCAGTTACAGTTGCTTCTCGGATGAAGGCGTGAAGCCTCAAAGTCAAGGAAAAGACCGTTTTGCTATTTTAAATGAACTTGAACAGGTCATTGCCACGCGTCAGGCAGAGATGCCGGAAGGTGCGTATACAACATATCTATTTGAAAAAGGCGTAGATAAGATTTTGAAAAAAGTCGGAGAAGAAGCTTCAGAGGTGATCATTGCAGCGAAGAATCGTGATCAGGAAGAACTTAAATGGGAAACAGCCGATCTCCTTTATCACCTTCTTGTTTTATTACGTGAACAGCAATTACCGCTTGATGATGTATTAAAAGTACTGACAAAGCGTCATCAAGGGAAATGAGAGCCAGGGATTTGCCTGGCTTTTTGATTGTCAAAAGAAAACAACCCTCTCTTTTCTTTTGTTCTATGTGACTGCCGGTGAAGTATGTTATACTACACTCGGTACACTGTTCGAATGGAGGGTATCGGTGAGTAAATACACTTCTCAAAATCACCACACACAAGTTGTCCAGCTATTTCAAGATGGGCATTACTTTTTTCATAAAGGTCTAAAAGCATATAAAGAAAGAAATTTGCCAAGGGCAAGTAAGCTGATTCAACGTGCGATTGTACTTGAGCCCGAAAATGTGGAGATGCTATCACAACTTGCCATGATTTATACTGAAATGGGTCATTATCAACAATCAAATGAACTGCTAGATTTCATTCTTGAACACGTTGATGAAAACATGACAGCGTGTCATTATTTTAAAGCAAATAATTATGCGAATCTCGGTTTGTTTCAAGAGGCGCATAAGTCAGCAACAGCATATGCGGCTATGGAAGAGGATGGAGAATTTTCGGATGAAAATGATGAGCTGCTCGATTTGCTAGATATGAGTGGCGAAGAGGATGAAGATTTTCCTTATGATCAGGATGACCTGATTATGAAGCAAGATCATGCCAACCATTTGTTAGAAAGCGGCAGGCTTGAAGAAGCCATTGAAATGCTAGAGCAAATGATTGTCGAATTCCCAGAATTTTGGTCAGCGTATAATAATCTTGCATTGGCCTATTTTTATTCTGGACAAATTCATCAAGCGAAAGACATGTTGAACCGGGTACTTCATGGTAACCCTGGTAATCTGCATGCCCTTTGCAATCTGCTTGTCTTCTATCATTATGAAAAAGAAGAAGAAAAGGTAAAGGTGCTGTCCAAGCAATTAACGCACGTGTATCCAATATTAAGTGAACAGCGTTATAAACTTGGTGCAACATTTGCCTTGGTCGGAGAATTCGAATGGGCCTTTAAATGGCTCTACTCTTTGTATAAAACAGGATTCCAGGGAGATAGTACGTTCTTGTATTGGCTCGCAAATGCAGCTTACCATACTGGTCACCAAACATTGGCACAAACGGTTTGGGATAAGATGGTGGAAGAAGATATTGATGCAGATGAAATTAAGCCGTGGCAGGATAAAACAGAGGAATTCGAGCCAATGGTTTCTATCGAGGAACGATTGACTGCGTACTATGTCAGCAAACAAAAAGGTGAACTTGACGTTCTACAATCTATGCTTGATGCCCGCGCAGTAAAAACAGTCTTTGAACAGCAATTCATTGAACTGCTTCTATACGAAGATCAAATGGAAAAACGATCCTTTTCAGAAGATGCAGTCTTTGCAAAGCAGGCGGCATCGGCTTTAGAAAAGGCAGTGCAGCCTGACAGTTATATGCCATATTTTTGGTTATTCCACATTATTCAGCAGGCGTGCGCTTCTGGCGCATACAAGAGAAATGCTCCTGCATGGGCAGCAGCTTCTTATTATCTATGGATGAACGAACAAGAGGAAACAAATGTCACCAAAAAAGAAGTAGCCGCCTCTTTTCAGATCAGCGTCCAAACGCTGTCCAAGTATGAGAGCATCATTTATACTTTAATAGACTAAAGTAGACAGATATATATGTCAGAAGCATGGCCGACAAGGTCATGCTTTTTTTCTTGGATAAAAAGGTGGGATTTGCAAGGATTTGGCGAAGTATGACAAACACGACATGTATTTGAAACACAAATGTAATAAAAATATTAGCTCATTTTGTCGATGTGTCATGTATAATGAATCTCGTGGATTAAAAACAAAGACTTATATTTAGGTATTTTACTATACATAATTGAACACCTAGTGATAGAAACAATCTGGTCAACATCTTGCTGAAATTCAGAAAGAAAGACATAGTGAGCACAGATTGGTCGCAGAGAATTTGCTGCTTTGTTATGTCGCTTGGGAAATTGTCAAAGGAGGAACTATTCGTGAAAAAGTTTATTACATTCGGTGTAGCTTCGGTAATCGGAGCGAGCAGTTTATTCATTCCATTTACTCATGAAGCACATGCACAAAACTTTGAACAAAAGAAGCAAGAATTAGACAGTAAACAAGCAAAGGTAAACAAGGACCTTCAAAAGAAAAAGGACGAGCTTTCTAAACTTGAAGCAAAACAAGAGGCGCTTGAATTAAAGCTGAAAGAAATTGATGAGAAGGCTTTAAAGACAAGTGATCTCATCGAAGAAAAGCAAGCTGAAAACGAAAAAACGAAAAAAGAAATCAAAGCACTAAAAAAAGAAATTGCTGATACAGAAAAGCGTATTGAAGAAAGAAACGAATTCCTGAAAAAGCGTGTACGTGCTCTTCAGGAAAGCGGCGGATCTACTAAATACATAGATGTATTATTAGGTGCAAAAAGTTTCAGTGATTTCATTAGCCGTGCAGGTGCAGTATCTACACTTATCAACGCTGACGGTGAAATCATTAAAGAACAAGAAAAAGACAAAGCTGAACTTCAAAAGTCTGAAAACGAATTAAACACGAAGCTTGAAGATGTTCAAAATACACTGGCAAAGCTTGAAGCACTTCAGTCTGACTTGACGAAACAGCTTGATGAGAAAGACAAACTATTCAAGCAAGTGAAAAAACAAAAAGGTCATGCATCATCTGAAATCAGCGAGCTTAGCAGTCAGTTTAACAGCATTGCATCTGAAAAAGACGCAACAATTGCTGCACAAAAACAAGCTGAAAAAGAAGCTGCTCAAAAAGCAAGAGAAGAAAAAATTCAAAGACAGCAGCGTCAAGCAAGTGTTCAAACGGAAGACAACAGCTCAACGAATGATAGTAGTCCGTCTTCTTCAAATAACAGCAGTTCACCAAGTGAAAAGCCATCTTCTGGCGGTGGATCACCCGTTAGCAATAACGTAGGCGGAATTGAAGGTGCGATTAGCACAGGTTCTACAATTATTGGTCAGTCGCCATATAAATGGGGCGGCGGCAGATCACAGG includes the following:
- a CDS encoding NlpC/P60 family protein translates to MKKFITFGVASVIGASSLFIPFTHEAHAQNFEQKKQELDSKQAKVNKDLQKKKDELSKLEAKQEALELKLKEIDEKALKTSDLIEEKQAENEKTKKEIKALKKEIADTEKRIEERNEFLKKRVRALQESGGSTKYIDVLLGAKSFSDFISRAGAVSTLINADGEIIKEQEKDKAELQKSENELNTKLEDVQNTLAKLEALQSDLTKQLDEKDKLFKQVKKQKGHASSEISELSSQFNSIASEKDATIAAQKQAEKEAAQKAREEKIQRQQRQASVQTEDNSSTNDSSPSSSNNSSSPSEKPSSGGGSPVSNNVGGIEGAISTGSTIIGQSPYKWGGGRSQADIDARRFDCSSFVRWAFASAGINLGPIGGTTTDTLVGKGRAVSASDMKRGDLVFFDTYKVNGHVGIYLGNGTFLNDNSSHGVSIDSMSNPYWKRYFNGVVRRVVE